The following proteins are co-located in the Penaeus vannamei isolate JL-2024 chromosome 34, ASM4276789v1, whole genome shotgun sequence genome:
- the LOC113825900 gene encoding uncharacterized protein, whose protein sequence is MMVPALFIFLALLNTSLAQSATTASPCLTQFLCSAVGLFPQCPTVCDPGYFRCSAGDINQLVTPSQCDFGLVFDLNLQNPYCILPSDCPTSPTTGSPTSSTGCVSTFTCTAVGNFPACTTCDPKFFQCMTAGGAGILASCSGGLMFNTNSAYPYCVLPSNCPYNPVG, encoded by the exons ATGATGGTGCcagctttgtttatttttctcgctCTTCTG AACACGTCCCTGGCTCAGTCGGCGACGACCGCCTCGCCTTGTCTGACGCAGTTCCTGTGTTCAGCGGTCGGCCTCTTCCCGCAGTGCCCTACCGTCTGCGACCCCGGCTATTTCCGCTGTTCAGCAGGAGACATTAATCAGCTTGTGACTCCCTCTCAGTGCGACTTCGGCCTCGTGTTTGACCTCAACCTCCAGAACCCTTACTGCATCTTGCCGAGCGACTGCCCGACTTCGCCCACGACAGGAAGTCCCACGTCCAGCACGGGATGTGTAAGCACATTCACCTGTACTGCTGTGGGCAACTTCCCCGCCTGTACTACGTGTGACCCGAAGTTCTTCCAGTGTATGACCGCAGGGGGTGCTGGGATACTTGCAAGTTGTTCTGGCGGACTGATGTTCAATACGAACTCTGCCTATCCGTACTGTGTGCTCCCTTCCAACTGCCCTTATAATCCCGTTGGGTGA
- the LOC138859194 gene encoding uncharacterized protein: MVALQSCCASLAMVILASLVSAAVELPTSLGKVGGDVLDTPEWLQDIPEESKVSKYRKRRFINFPTGSNLQVELTLTVPVEGLGDSSKLELINTLKFNLPNDTDFVVGRSFSNGHERSDLYQQVETFLDGMGYDGHACTLRTICEIAEMPFEHGLIGEIVNLMMSVTSGSSNYLDGDVGDEYSLAEYYGHHHGSCSSIYPNCPISVTNLFSRAVPTF; encoded by the exons ATGGTGGCCCTCCAGTCCTGCTGCGCCTCCCTGGCCATGGTTATCCTGGCCAGCCTGGTCTCCGCCGCGGTCGAGCTTCCCACGTCCTTGGGCAAAGTCGGAGGCGACGTCCTGGACACTCCGGAGTGGCTGCAGGACATCCCCGAGGAGAGCAAGGTGTCCAAGTACCGCAAGAGGCGCTTCATCAACTTCCCGACCGGATCCAACCTGCAA GTTGAGCTCACCCTCACTGTCCCCGTGGAAGGCCTGGGCGACTCAAGCAAGCTGGAACTGATCAACACACTCAAATTTAACCTCCCGAACGACACTGACTTTGTGGTGGGACGCTCCTTCTCCAACGGCCATGAGCGTTCGGATCTCTACCAGCAGGTTGAGACTTTCCTCGACGG CATGGGCTATGACGGCCACGCCTGCACCTTGAGAACCATCTGCGAAATCGCCGAGATGCCTTTCGAACACGGTCTCATCGGCGAAATTGTTAACCTCATGATGTC GGTGACTTCCGGTTCCTCCAACTACCTGGACGGCGACGTGGGCGACGAATACTCCTTGGCCGAGTACTACGGGCACCACCACGGCTCCTGCTCGTCCATCTACCCCAACTGCCCAATCTCCGTCACTAATCTCTTCTCTCGCGCTGTCCCTACTTTCTAA